A part of Cotesia glomerata isolate CgM1 linkage group LG4, MPM_Cglom_v2.3, whole genome shotgun sequence genomic DNA contains:
- the LOC123263818 gene encoding protein lifeguard 1 isoform X2 codes for MYGANYGDEALHDEPKGFDFSDKTIRQGFIRKVYAILMCQLLLTLGVIALFLYHIPTKRYVQEHQGLFWAALVLMLVSLICMACCTNVRRKAPMNFIFLFIFTSAESFLLGTLSSRYESQEVILAVGITAAICFSLTIFAFQTKWDFTGMGAALFVAVMCLMLFGIIAMFWHGKTITIVYGAVGALIFSLYLIYDTQLMLGGKHKYSISPEEYIFAALNLYLDVINIFIYILSIIGASRD; via the exons ATGTACGGGGCAAACTATGGTGACGAGGCCCTTCACGATGAGCCAAAAGGCTTTGATTTCAGTGACAAAACAATTAGACAGGGTTTCATCAGAAAAGTCTATGCTATTTTGATGTGCCAGCTGCTGTTGACATTGGGTGTTATTGCACTTTTCTTGTACCACATTCCAACTAAGCGCTATGTACAAGAACACCAAGGATTATTTTGGGCCGCTCTTGTTCTTATGCTAGTCTCGTTAATTTGTATGGCTTGCTGTACAAATGTAAGACGTAAAGCTCCGATGAACTtcatatttctttttatatttaccaGTGCTGAAAGTTTCCTGCTCGGTACGTTGTCATCTCGATACGAAAGTCAAGAG GTAATACTGGCAGTAGGAATAACAGCAGCAATATGTTTttcattaacaatttttgCATTCCAAACTAAATGGGACTTCACTGGTATGGGAGCTGCACTCTTTGTTGCTGTAATGTGTCTTATGTTGTTCGGAATAATTGCCATGTTCTGGCACGGCAAAACAATAACAATCGTTTACGGCGCTGTAGGTGCATTAATATTCTCATTGTATTTAATCTACGACACTCAATTGATGCTGGGTGGTAAACACAAGTATTCCATTTCACCCGAAGAGTACATATTTGCTGCATTAAATCTTTACCTTGATGTTATTAACATCTTTATCTATATTTTGTCGATAATTGGAGCTTCTcgtgattaa
- the LOC123263818 gene encoding protein lifeguard 1 isoform X1, whose amino-acid sequence MSNWQSPPPGAGFYPGQQGYPYPPQNPGYPPNPGYPPNPGYPPPQGDWNQAPPAGFIPTGGNYGQGPPPIPPTAAFGQAPGMYGANYGDEALHDEPKGFDFSDKTIRQGFIRKVYAILMCQLLLTLGVIALFLYHIPTKRYVQEHQGLFWAALVLMLVSLICMACCTNVRRKAPMNFIFLFIFTSAESFLLGTLSSRYESQEVILAVGITAAICFSLTIFAFQTKWDFTGMGAALFVAVMCLMLFGIIAMFWHGKTITIVYGAVGALIFSLYLIYDTQLMLGGKHKYSISPEEYIFAALNLYLDVINIFIYILSIIGASRD is encoded by the exons ATGTCCAATTGGCAGAGCCCACCACCAGGTGCAGGATTCTATCCAGGCCAACAag GGTACCCGTATCCACCACAGAACCCTGGTTACCCACCAAACCCGGGATATCCACCTAATCCAGGTTATCCACCTCCTCAAGGCGACTGGAACCAAGCACCACCAg CTGGATTTATTCCAACGGGCGGAAACTACGGACAAGGACCTCCACCAATTCCACCTACTGCAGCTTTTGGTCAAGCTCCAGGAATGTACGGGGCAAACTATGGTGACGAGGCCCTTCACGATGAGCCAAAAGGCTTTGATTTCAGTGACAAAACAATTAGACAGGGTTTCATCAGAAAAGTCTATGCTATTTTGATGTGCCAGCTGCTGTTGACATTGGGTGTTATTGCACTTTTCTTGTACCACATTCCAACTAAGCGCTATGTACAAGAACACCAAGGATTATTTTGGGCCGCTCTTGTTCTTATGCTAGTCTCGTTAATTTGTATGGCTTGCTGTACAAATGTAAGACGTAAAGCTCCGATGAACTtcatatttctttttatatttaccaGTGCTGAAAGTTTCCTGCTCGGTACGTTGTCATCTCGATACGAAAGTCAAGAG GTAATACTGGCAGTAGGAATAACAGCAGCAATATGTTTttcattaacaatttttgCATTCCAAACTAAATGGGACTTCACTGGTATGGGAGCTGCACTCTTTGTTGCTGTAATGTGTCTTATGTTGTTCGGAATAATTGCCATGTTCTGGCACGGCAAAACAATAACAATCGTTTACGGCGCTGTAGGTGCATTAATATTCTCATTGTATTTAATCTACGACACTCAATTGATGCTGGGTGGTAAACACAAGTATTCCATTTCACCCGAAGAGTACATATTTGCTGCATTAAATCTTTACCTTGATGTTATTAACATCTTTATCTATATTTTGTCGATAATTGGAGCTTCTcgtgattaa